The proteins below are encoded in one region of Cucurbita pepo subsp. pepo cultivar mu-cu-16 chromosome LG10, ASM280686v2, whole genome shotgun sequence:
- the LOC111803769 gene encoding uncharacterized protein LOC111803769, with protein MVLPRYVAFKSKADDLYLKYVKEDVQIHGYIKYDAHNVMTPHTKYEVEPAKVGKGYVNIRCCYNNKYWVCPSINTRYVVAVADEPNEDQSNWACTLFEPIFDPDHQAYRIKHVYLGYNTCSWRDGLTRDKCLYMGYSTPDANLCDLHVAIDWESFYVLPKYVAFKGDNGSYLQACWVEGFPYLQFSSNDIGDPTVGNEVSTTNDGNVRIKSNHFEKFWRRSPNWIWADSHDTTANDKDTLFWPVKVDNNIVALRNLGNNHFCKRLTTEGKTSCLNAGVPTITKEARLEIQELVLSRSIYNVIFHLLDARIYGQHVITMANGDASNSSNKENTIDIKLRYTISESNTWSSTVSAKLGVKTTIQTGIPLIAEGKIEMSAEFSGGYTWGETQSKSSEIETVYKVTVPPMSRVRVSLLATKGHCDVPYSYTQRDTLMNGDQVTNYYDDGIYTAVNCYNFKYETKQEPL; from the coding sequence atggTGCTCCCGAGGTACGTGGCTTTCAAATCCAAGGCAGATGACTTGTATTTGAAGTACGTAAAAGAAGATGTTCAAATTCATGGATACATCAAGTACGATGCACATAATGTGATGACCCCTCACACAAAGTATGAAGTGGAGCCTGCTAAAGTTGGCAAAGGCTACGTGAATATAAGGTGTTGTTACAACAACAAATATTGGGTTTgtccttcgatcaacactcgATATGTGGTTGCAGTAGCTGATGAACCAAATGAAGATCAATCCAACTGGGCGTGTACGTTGTTTGAACCCATCTTTGATCCAGATCATCAAGCCTATAGAATTAAGCATGTCTACCTTGGCTACAATACATGTAGTTGGAGAGATGGCTTAACTCGGGACAAGTGCTTATATATGGGGTATTCAACTCCAGACGCCAACCTCTGCGATCTTCATGTTGCTATAGATTGGGAATCATTCTATGTTTTACCCAAATATGTTGCATTTAAAGGTGACAATGGAAGTTACCTTCAAGCATGCTGGGTTGAAGGCTTTCCATATCTCCAATTTTCTTCTAATGATATTGGAGACCCAACGGTGGGAAATGAAGTTTCAACAACAAATGATGGAAATGTTCGCATTAAGTCAAACCACTTTGAAAAATTCTGGAGACGGAGTCCAAATTGGATTTGGGCAGATTCACATGACACCACTGCAAATGACAAAGATACATTATTTTGGCCCGTGAAAGTTGATAACAACATTGTGGCGCTTCGTAATTTAGGTAACAATCATTTTTGCAAGAGGCTCACAACGGAGGGTAAGACAAGTTGTCTTAATGCTGGTGTCCCCACCATCACCAAGGAAGCACGTCTGGAGATACAAGAGTTGGTTCTTTCGAGAAGCATCTATAATGTCATATTTCATCTTTTGGATGCACGAATTTATGGTCAACATGTCATCACCATGGCCAATGGAGATGCTAGTAATAGTTCCAATAAAGAAAACACTATAGATATCAAGCTCCGTTACACGATTTCTGAGAGTAATACATGGTCTTCCACTGTTTCTGCTAAACTCGGTGTAAAGACAACAATTCAAACAGGTATTCCACTGATTGCAGagggaaaaattgaaatgtctGCTGAGTTTTCTGGTGGATATACATGGGGAGAAACTCAATCAAAATCATCTGAGATAGAGACCGTATACAAAGTAACTGTGCCACCCATGTCTAGGGTGAGAGTGAGTCTACTCGCAACAAAAGGTCATTGCGATGTCCCATATTCGTATACTCAACGTGACACTCTTATGAATGGAGACCAAGTGACTAATTATTACGATGATGGAATTTATACGGCCGTCAATTGCTACAACTTCAAGTATGAGACAAAGCAAGAGCCACTCTAA